Below is a window of Pocillopora verrucosa isolate sample1 chromosome 6, ASM3666991v2, whole genome shotgun sequence DNA.
CCAGTGGTTACACAAAGTATTGTCCAGAGTGACCAGCAAGACAGCTTTGTGGAGGTTTGCCAtcgtttttttgaaaaatgagcCTAAGATTTTATCTGTAATTCTATTTGTGGCTGCTATAcgtttatttgaaaatcaacaaagataatttttgtgtttaacCAAGATAACTACTTTTAGCTgataattatatatattattatcaCCTGCTTTTTGGGTAATATATCAACATAGTAAAGAGAAATCACTTTTTAGTCACCAGTAACAGTTTAGGGTTAACCATTTGACTCCCAGAAATTATTAGTGGATAAAGGATAACTATCTATTTGGAGATGTTGCCTTGATGTAACAGCAAAGTTGCCAAAGTAgtcaagaaagaaatttcagATCTTGGAAGCTATTGAAGGGTAAAGCATCTCTGAAATTGCTTTTAACCTTAAAACTGCTACCAGAATTAACTATAATGTCTTAATATTGCTGATTTGAGAAGATTTTGAAACTTTGATAGAGGattattttgatgattttgtcaGATTGTGTTTAATCCAAATTTCAATTTGTATGGTAAGGTTTTTAGTGATCTAATTTGATGTATGTCTGTTGCTGTGGAGATTAGAGGACTCACTTTAAAGTGAATTAAATCTACAAGTTTCTAAAATTGTGTTCACAGTATTTCAGTTTGCTCTTGATTTATATATCATCACTAATCTATTTGGTCAAAGTGCTGTaccttcattttttgttttcatggtTGAGTACAAGACTCTGCTTTAATCTTTTTAGACAATGCATGAAATAATTTTAGTGTGTCTGTTTTTTATCTTATTAATGACATATAATTTCATTAAACCAATTCCACACATTGCTGGTTTGTCTAAGTGCAAACCTACTTAACATTTTGAGCACATCTTAGTTTAAACAATCTTAGATCACATAACTCCAATTTGGATTAATCTAAACTTTATTTTTGATTTGAGAgagcaaatttttttacacATAGATTTAGATAAATTCTTTCTCCTCTATTACCAAAAAGGTTGTTCGATATTCCCACTTTCCTTGAAAGTTAGTCAACCACCTATCAGTGAGATAAAATGACGACTGgttttttggaatttctttcaaatttccagtttcaaattagtttagatatttttatgTGTAGTGCAGTTCCAAAATGATTTATGTTTTCTCATGTTGGAGCTGCCTTGTACTCTGAGCCCAAAGTAAAGATTCCCTTTATTGTTTGTCTGTTATCtcatgtattattattattattattattattattattattgttattattatgcGAAATTTGCTTTTCATCTTTTAGTTGAAGTTTTCTGTAGTTTGTGAAATTCTTCATTCTCACTACATACATGTGATATGTATGGAGAAGTTAGTCACAAATCATCCTTGCAATACTTTTTCTAGTGGATCAGGAAAGGGTGTTTCCTGTGAAACCACAATTTTTCCTATGGTGATAATTAATTGCATTGTGTCATAAATGGATTGTCATCTAATGTGGTAGAAGAAAAGAAGGTCCTAATCTTGAACTATGCCAATAGTTGtaccacattttttttaaaaaatttaaggaaagaaTAACTTTTTGTCTGGGTTTTATCAGCTTGTGCACTGAAGCTTGGCATTTGTATTCAGTATTAAAAAGATTGTGGTTTTGTTTGCATGATGTTTTGACTTAAGCAGCTTATTAGTATGCATAGTTATTACTACTTACTGAAGCTTGAAGTTTCATGTTACAACAGATGCCATCAACTTCTTGTGTGAATTCGTGATAAATTCACCCAAAGAATTGGAAAATGTTGGCACTGAAAATTCCTTGTCCATTAAGTTTTACAAGCACATAGCTTTCAACTTCACAATGAGAAAATTGCTAAGATCCTGTACACCTTTCAGTGGGGTACAGACACTCATTGAAGTGTATCTTGTttaataagtttgtttttgaatGTTATTTGTATATCTATTCAACCTAACTTGggttgtgtttttttatccTCTAACATTAGAAATCAACTGCAGAGTCTTCACATGTTGATAGTGGATTGGTAAGTAGAGAAATAGAACTGTAGAACTAAACTTGTTAAGTGCCCTCGATTGATAGGAGTCAGCATATTGTTATGCTTATCaattgtccaaaaattacaCACTGCTCTGTGTTTGTCATATTTTTCTCATACCAGTGGGTTGTCTTACATAATTCTTCTGGCCAACAGATGGTGCTTTAGTAGTTCAGTTTCATTTGAAAGTGACAAGGGAGCTTGCACAGCTGACAATTGATGGTTGTCATATATGCTAATAAATAGAACAGAATGTCACCTCAAGTAGTTAAAAGCATGATACAATCTGTTGTCTGCACATCCAGTCTTTAGTGGTTAATATGAGATTATTACACTAAAGCTGTCAGGAGAGgtcaacaaatttttttgggcTGCAAATGTTAGCCTAGGGGCAGTGTTTGTTCCAGGATAGTTTTTGCTTCCATTTCCCTGCCTTATTTGTAATAGAAATTGCAAAGTTCATCTTGATTTATCAGACCTTTGGACCTTGAAATGATGATGTGTCAGATATTGATACCCTTtctggagaatttttttttgcatgttaaGTTTGTTTTAGTTCACCAAGGGTGGGAAAATAGACATTTCAGTTTAAAAGCTGTTATTTTGTCAATACCTTTTTTACAacaattaagtttattttttccgaATGTAAATTATGTTATGGACGAGTGGAGTTGTTTCTGGAAGTTCAACAACTTTTTCTTTGCTGGTTTAAATGTCCTCAAAGATGTATAATTTCTAGTCAGTaaagtttgtttattctttgaaatttgaaaaacctCTGATTTCACTATTGGTTGTTGTATACATGTACATCCATGTTTGTTCAATTCAAACAAGTTCTCTTCAGTTGGAGTTGTCCTTGTAGTCAAAGCCAGTTTAATTTCTTAATCATCAATTTTAAAGCTGTTCAGTCTTTCACTTAATACAGGGGGCTCTCAACATGATAACCACTTGATAACTATTGCAATGTAGCTACATACACAACAGAGTGCTAATTGTTTTGATAAGTTACTAATGACCACCTGTTGTGGTAAACACATTGGTTTCTTTGGTGAAAATTAAATGACAAGTTGAGTTAACTTGAGCTGTATTTTCCCATCACTTTCAAGCAACAAATTTAACAATATTGGTTTTTTATCCCACATTGTTTTCTGaaataaaggggaaaaattGGTCTGATTCTCCTATACTTTTGGATTTTGAATCTCAGCTCACATAAAAGACACAAAGAAATTGCAAGGTGACAATTTTGTGGAAGCACAGAGGTCAAATGTGGAAGTTAATGTGAGGGAATCTATGGTGAAAGTTCTTGTCATTGAAACTAATTGAAAACAGAGCTTATGAATGCCCAGATGCTGCAGCTGTAAACAAACTGTATGCATCAGTTGTGAATGTGACAAAGTTTCTAAacagttttctcttttttcttttacaggaaAATGGCCATGTTGACTCTGGGGATTATCAATGCATTGACATCACTTTAGAAAGGGTGGGATTATTGTACtgattttttaaagttaaatttgtGCTCTCTCTTTCCTAggaattttgtatttatttttgagACAAGTCCTGCCAGTGAGGCAAGGAACTCTAGCAACATGAATAATGTGTTTGTAATCAGCACTTTATAGTGCAATTTAGTGATAAAAGATGAAGGTGCAAAATATTCTGATATGTTCTGGCAGACTACCCAAAAGGAAGCTGCATGCATTTGTAAAGCTCTTTGTcaaacactattttttttctgtgtttaaaaaatgaaataaatgtctcTTTCAATCTCCTTGTCCATTCACAACTGACCTAAAGAGTTGTTGATTATCTCTTCAGTGATTCAGCTGGTTGtgattgtgttttgttttcagggGACAACAGGTCTTGGTTTTAGTATTGGTGGAGGAAAAGATAACCCACATATAGATAATGATTTTGGCATTTACATCACAAGAATCATCAAAGGAGGTGCTGCTGCTCAGGATGGGAGACTGAAGTAAGTTTTCTGCAAACTAAACTAGTATTATTATTTGCCAAATAGAggtcaatatattttttaatgccATTTTACTTTAATTCAGGACAAGGTGCTCTATATGGCACCTTGGATTTAAAGCCTGACATCTGGGGATTTTACCAGAagtatcttttttatttgaattattattgCTTATTGattaaattgttcattttatttgcAGTGTTGGAGATTGTATAGTGAAAGTAAACAATACATCAACAGTTAATGTGTCTCACCAGGAAGCTGTGGAAGCCTTGAAAGCAGCTGGTGGGACTGTGACATTGGTAACTGCCTGCTTTTATTTGTCAACCATTTCATCAATAATGATTCAGTATCAAACAAGTGCTGTTATGTTTGCTCACAATTTTAAATATTGAGGAAGTATTTTGAAAGCAGTCAAGGTGTTTAAAGTTGTATTTATTCTGCATTTTGATTGTTGTCACATCCTTTCTTACAGAATTTGATTAATAAATACAGATGGTATAAGGACATATTAATGAGTTTAAATCAAATTACCCATTGTTTTTGGTAATGTAATAAAGTTTAATGTGCAGAAGTACAGATATAAAGCTCAGTGGGAAAGGTGCACAAGACAGTCTCAGAGAAACTTTAATTGATATTTGTTCTATGCAAGAAATCAAAATGACATTGTATGAAAACAGCTGCAATTATGAGTAACTATGTGATTATTTGAACTGACAGACATTAAAGAGAGAGCAATCTGCCAAACCAGGCTCTGAAAATCAGCAGACTGAAGAAATAGTATTGACAAAAGGAACCAAGGGTAAGAGAGGTGATTTTGTTTGTCACTACACTTTTCAAGTGATTAAGATGCcatattattttgttcatgCAGGTCTTGGTTTTAGTATCGCAGGGGGCAAAGGGAATCAACATGTACCAAATGATGATGGAATTTACATCACCAAGATAATTGATGGAGGGGCAGCACAGCAAGATGGAAGACTACAAGTAGGAGACAAGATAGTTAGGGTGAGTTACATGTtggtaattaaccctttacagcctaacatcagtatgcatattctccacactgctctttatacatttcctaaggtgctgacagggagaatttgtttgccaatcaaaacgttccttccctggtgaccatttcctttattctcataaccttaatgtgtgattcaggagtgatattgtgaggagaaattagatgctggtcactcatagggtttaaagggttaagtatttTATTGATATATCTTAGGTGTGGCATACTTATTCTATTTAAATTTTCCCCCCACCACtggataaaatttaaattaggAAAAAAGACAGGATGCAATTAGCAGAATGTAGTGTATATAATGGaaataagggaaaaaataaGTATGGTTCAAACTAAGTACTTTACATCATTCTTTTAATAAATATCACAACCTAGCTAACTTCCTCTCTCAGCTGCTGGTACATGAAGATATTTGACATGTGGTGTCTTTGCCCCACTGTAGGTAAATGATACATCCTTGGAGGATGTAGCACATGAAGATGCTGTGGCCACTCTTAAGAAGAcacaaaataaagttgttatagTTGTGTCAAGAGTGGGCATGATGCATACTACTGATTCAGGAACCCCTCCCCCAGTTTATCACGAAGCTGTAAATTTAAGTAAGTACCAGGCTTCATAGCTTTTAATTAGCAGACATAACATGTTGTTTTGGTTGGTTTCATATGAATATATCAAAAGTAAGCTGTTCTCTGCAGAGATTCTGGAATGGACAGACAGTACTCGTACTTATAATGGTGACATGTTGTTATTATTAGTGacatgaaagtttttattttggcccACAAATAAAAAGCACCTGATATTGATCATACAAATCAAGTAAAACATGACTGAAAACCTGGTATTTGGGTTTCCTCCATAATTCTTGCCTCAGCCGGAAGGAAGCGTACCAGTCAGGTATTTACCACTGTGATTAAGGAGTTGAACTAAGGACTACCCAGAGAGGTTTGTGAACTTGGGACCTCAGGATTGAGAGTCCAAGGCACTCTCCACATGATCATGCCACTACCCCTTTTTTAAATGGAACACATAGTGTGCTGTGTGCTCTATGTGGTTTCTGTATGTACCAACATGGGCTGTGTTTTGGGTGATTTTGTCTTGGTCTCCTATCAACAGGAATGGCATCATGGAGCAAAGTGTGAATCATAGAGGATCTATGATCGACACTTTCTCTGGGGCATTAAATCTggtacaaacaaaaatttaatgcaATTTTGGAGAAAACAAAGACCATAGCATGTGGCATTCTGAGCTTGGTCTTTGCTAAAGcttatttgaaaatttgtttctgtttgaaaCTTTTGAAAGAAACATGTAATTTTGTGACAAGGTCAAACCCAGTTAATGGGAGTTGTACAACTGAGGCAAGTTTAATTAAAGTATATCTATTTCCATGGCAGGTCAACCACCTCCACCATCCCCCCCACCAGAAGAAAAAGTTACAGATAGCATACTGCCAATAGCGGTGCCTGTTCAAGAAAGTGCTCCACCAAATGAACATACtaacagtttgaaaaaaacacAAGCTCCCTCAGTGCCAGAGGATGATGGATTTACAAGGTTAGAATGGAAGcagttttgtagttttgtagttAGGAccctttttctgtttgattgtttggtttgGAGGTTTGAAAAGTTTATAATTTTGGAGAGTGATAAGATTGCAGTTGTATTATGTTTACGAAAGAGGTGTCGTTTGTTGCTCTTCTTGTAAGGAAGCGTTTTTAAAAAACATCgttctgacaatttttcatagaaataaatcgcgctttttattttttaatgcactttcacagtttttgtgcagattttctaAACCATCAACATACACAGAAATACTGTTTTTagttaaaatacaaacagaacTGATCCCCCCTTTACACAACTGTAACTGCATGGTGAGAAAGTTAGGTTTCAATATGTGATTAATTTGAATTGGTATCTTGACAGAGAGCCAAGGAATGTCGTGTTGAACAAGGGACCCACGGGTCTGGGGTTTAACATCGTGGGCGGTGAAGATGGTGAAGgaatttttatctctttcattCTTGCTGGTGGTGTGGCTGATCTCAGTGGAGAACTGAGAAGAGGCGATCAAATCCTCTCGGTAAGATTGTTATTAACTATGTAACTCTTAGTTTCGTCGAAATTCTTCTATAAAGGAGGAGTATGTAGCATCAAGGCGAATCAGGGCGCGCGTGTGGCTAATCACAGCTTAGATGACGTTCTCTTATACAATCAGGTGTAACGCTTGAATCGATATTTTCCTCACGCTTTGAGAAACTGTGATTTGACCGTGTCTAATTTCTTTAAACTAGTGAACTCCCTTTCCAATCAGAAGCAGATTACATCAATCATTTCCCAACCTTTCTTGGAAATGTCCTGTCTTTGTTGGTTCGACCACAAATATTGCAACAGTTATTCTTCTGTTCTTTAATCCAAATATTTGTGCAGTAACCGCATTGTTTGGTTGTTATTAATTCGTTTGAAATCAGCGTGGGTGGGAATTTTCGGTGTTGTCCCGTAACCCGTGGGTAGCGCAGTCGATTCTCGTCAATGTATTCAATGAGATataacaagaaacaaatatcGATCCGCTGAACAAATGGTATTGAGAAGGAAACAGCAATACACGTCAATGACTTAACCAATATTTAACAATTTGCCTGTCTTGCCATCTTCCAGGTAAAAAGGAAATACCTATGAAATGTTTAGATgaaatttgtcatttatttgaTCTCTTAGATTGATCTAAGCGCAATGTGATCTTGGTGTTGGTTTCTTTCGTGAATTGAAAGGATGTTAGAAGGTTTCTTCTTGATCAGCATTAGCTATTCATTTTCCATCAGTATTAAGTAACAAGTACTAATATTTTCACAAGTCgcaattaaaatgtaaattttgacGCGCTTAAATCATTCTCTACATAATTGCCGTCGTTGGAAGAGTCGCTATCGTTGTACAGACCCATGTGATGAATTATAAATAACGAAATCAGATATGCCAACAAATTAAACCGAATTTGTGCGAGAAGACGCCATGATATTCGAGtcagttttgttaaaattttcattataaCAGCATCGTTCTTAACATTGTGTTTCAGAGACAGGGCGTTCTATTTGAGTTCATGTAACCGTTTTTTTAAGATTAGAACGCGTTTTAAGCTTTTCTTGacgtattttcctttttattttttgagttAGTTCGATTCATTTTACTTCAGGTAAATGATACCCATTTGGAGGACGCCACACACGAAAAAGCAGCCGCTGCATTGAAGGGCGCTGGGAACACTGTGGTGATAATGGCTCAGTATAAACCCGAAGGTAAGCGCTATATTGCTTCTTGATTTTATTACGAAAAACTCTTCTAAATTTCATCTGTGGTTTTCCCTCGATTTCTTAAAAGTTTCTCCGAAAGTCTAAAAAACTTTCGACAATTGGCTAGGTTTTGAATTGAACACTCAATATTAGTTTGgacaaaatttctttgaaataatattatttataGAATCGGTTTTTCGAATTTATATTAACTAGTATACTGCCGATGAACTTCGAGTTTTCACGTCTCACGGAAATATGAATATGCGTCTTGGACCATGatattgttagtttttttttctgtccagtTTTCATCCTTCGAGTTGTCATTTTCACACTTAAGAGAGTCGTAAAATTTACAATCGCAGCTGATGGTCACAAAAACCTTGTAACTAATTTGACAGATTTATTAGGTCTCGTTAACCGCTTGGTGTATTTTTGGTTGGCATGAAACAGTGTGTATACATTTGATTTGTTCTTATTCGACTTCCTGcataaaatgtttacaaataTCGCCATGTGTGTCTGTAATTTTATCAAGGCGCCTGTTCCGCTCATGGTAATTTTTTGCAAGAGTGTTTTATTTTAAGAGTTGTTATAAAGTGATGTTTATACAATGGTTTTCGGCGAAATTGAAGCTTTTTGTAGATTTTTATAGTATTTTGTAGGGTTCAGCACTGCGAATTTTTTGGGGTTCAACATTGTGATAAATCAAAACTTTCGTAAGGATCGGACATTGATTAAAAGTGACATGCTTGAAAATAATGTATGTGTGATGTTTCAACAGATTATGTTGAGTTTCCGTTGTTCTTCCCATTCCAATATCTATGTTTTCTATGCCCCTTTCATATGTTCATATGGTGTAATTTCCCTTTCGACAGAGAGGAAAATACCATAATTGTGACAATCATGTTCTAAAAATGCTACTCAAATTGTCATTTGACTTATTCGTTGAAGTATCTTTCATCTAAGGACAGAATATTCAGAAAGTCATCAGCATACCAATGAAAGCAATTTGTAAAGATGTCGCCGTGTTCAACTCGAATATGTGATTCATCTTGTGCTGTGAATGAATACTGCTAAGTTTTCCAAAAGTGGATGTATGCCAAGGCGTGGATTATTTACTTGactaatatttttatatttttattgatgatCAGTGTGTGTTTTGTTCTGATTCAGTTTGAGTTTTGTGGCCTTGTGAGaattaataaacaaaagctTAGTACACCCAGAAGGGAACGCGCTTGTGATAGTTCATTAAATATGAACGGACATAATGGATTAGATATGCGCTGCGGCTAACGATTTCTGCTGCTGTTGTCTGCATTCGTTGGCCATCGCGGAAAATTTAATGAACTCAACAGCGAAATTGCTATTAGTCGATCGAGTTTGACAATTCGGCGCTTCGCGTAGCCCGCACGCCCGTGCCAATATAATATCATATGGTTACACCAAAGTTGAAATCTTGATTCGTCGATTGTGAAACGAATATTGCGTTACATTTGATTATTTGTTAGTTAGTTTATCTTCGTGGATCTGATTTTAGAGTTCTAGTGGGTATTTCGGTCGGTTGTTAATTGATGAACAAGGCTGCGCTAAGAGTTTATGTACGTAACAGGCAAGTATCTCCAACAATTTGCATATTGGAGTGGGAAAATTACTCGTTAGCGCCGAGttattttgtctgttttagCCGCGTGAACGCGTGGTTTTCTTGTAAGTTTGCAGCGAAATAACGGTGTGGTTTTGTGTCTGTTGTCTCTTTACAGAATACAATCAGTTTGAAGCGAAAATTCACGATATTCGTGAGAAAATGATGAACAGTGGAAGTCCGGGAACTTTGAGGACGTCCGTGAAGCGCCAGCTATATGTTAGGTAAGAAATAAACGTGAATATTTATcttgtgttttaaaaatagcTCGCTTGACTCAAAATACGACCCTGACTCGTGTCTTAAATCTAAGGAGATTAGTTATAACGCTCTTTTCACCCTTTTCTGTGATGGGTATCATGTTCGCTAGGATCCCGTGTTCACTTATAAACGAGGGGTTTTGTATGTCTCAAATACCAAATCGCTATCTTTATTTTGAACACTGTTTCTTTCTCAGTCAATTCAATCTGTGATGCTTGTTTGAAGTCACTGGCATTCTTGAAATGTTCGTCATTTTCTGTCGACATCGATCTGACTtagttttgctgttgttattttCTCACTTGCTTCAACGCGCCAAGTAGTTTATAAAGTTTACAATGGCTGTTCTCTTGTATTTATTGTCGTGGAAGTGAATCTTTTAGCGGATGTTTCATGTGCAAAGCAATACAACGGTGAAACGGAGAGATAGTCTGGAATATTCACAAAAGTTGTCTTGCGTGACTATCTCAAAACAACCCTCCTGTTGCGTTATTTGCAAAACACACTCAGGGCGACAACCCTTCAATATACCTCCTGTTGTGTACAAAATCAGAAATCGTATTCATAGTTTCAGACTAGTTTTCCTCTTTTCACCATGAGCGCGAATACTGATTGACGCTTTTTTTCCAGCTTTGCTGCTTTGATAAATAACACTTTTATGGGCAGGTTTCGATACACTGAGCTGATTAAATTGAACTAATATATTACTCTTATCCTGTAATCTGCTCtgaatatttgttttgttttgtgtgattCCAGCTGGAGCTGGTTTTGAGTTCAGAGCGAGGGCTAAAAATTTTGCCGCCCGGTATCTTTCTCCGCATGCTTGTCTTTCGATGTCTTTAGAATGAGAAAGAGCTTTTAATTAATagtagaagaaaaacaagatataaaCTGGGTTTTACACAAATGCCTCGCACTCGCTTTGTATCCAGGCTTTTAGTTCCAATTATGAATGCAGTTGATTAAAGAATTTTcctaataaaagtaaatttagTGACTAAAGTAGTCTAAATGGTCGAAGGTATGAGAGCAAATCAGGCTTAAACAGATTTAATTGACAATTATTCTAGATGATGGTGAAGGAGATAAGTAAATCAATAGTGCTTGTAGTTAATTAATCTCAAGCTCCCATTTGTAGTTCTTGGTAATCCACGGGGATTTCtccttccttttccttattaATGTATTTCAGCTCAATTTATGTTCGcgttctctttttattttatggaAGTTTTCTGAGTCGCTTATTAGACTCAAAATATCTAGTTGCTTCCGCTTTCACGGCGCCCCTCCTCTGTTGCCGACGTCACGTTCCTGAGTTCCTCATTTCATGTCAGTGGGTGCGGTTGTTGTTGTGGGTGGGTGTGGTCGTTGGTGTGGGTGTGATCTTTGGGAGAGGAGCGGAATGCCTATCATGGCTTTCATTTACTCCCGAGGTCTTTCCTGATGTCGAGACATTTCATCTGTCATCCTAAATTTCGTTTTCATTCCTAAAGCAGATTTCACTGTCCACCCTGAATTGCTGAAAAGTTGTTTTCTGAAACCTAGCGAGGTCTAAGTTTATAATCCTGTCTGATTATAGGAGTCTGATTTTTGACCCACTCAATACATTTTACGTTTTTTAGGGCTCTGTTTGACTACGACAAAACAAAGGACAGTGGTCTCCCCAGTCAGGGCCTGAGCTTCAAGTACGGCGACATTCTTCATGTGACCAATGCTAGTGATGACGAGTGGTGGCAGGCCAGACGGCTGAATGCTCTGGGGGAGGAGGAAGGGAGAGGTGTCATCCCCAGTAAGAGGAGGTAAGATTAGGACAAGGCTACTTCATTGATCAAGATACTTCTTCTCATTACCTAAGGCAAATTGTAAAGTTaactcctttttgtttttcagagtcgagagaagagaaaaatcaaGAATGAAAACAGTGAAATTCTCAAGAAATAGcgaggaaaataaaacaaaggtaaaacccattttaatttttttcagtggtgtATTTATTTACTCGGATATTCATTAGTCTATcgatttatttgtttttgatggaaagaagtatttttatttaggGGTGAATTAATGTAGTTCAGCTCCCATATTCACCATTATCCGCTAATTTCATGACAAGAGGAAAGGAAATTGAGTTTGAAACTGATCTTGATCACTTTCTTTCATACTTATTTCATTCAGCAGCTATCTGATAGTTTCATTTCGTGTAACACGAGTAAAGTAAACAGAAAAGATTCGTCttgaattagagaaaaaaatttcttttgtttttatcctttgTAGACTTCGTTTAATGAAGGAACAGGAGGCCGAAAGCGAAGTTTCAAATTTTCGAAGAAGCTACCGTTTTTTAAGAAAGAATCCGAAAACGAGACGACAAGTGACGTAGAACCAAGCTATACATCAAATGCTAGCGATAGTGAAAGCAGTTACAGCGCACGCGCAGAGGACAACATCCTATCGTACGAAGCTGTGGTCCAACACGAATTACAACACACTCGGCCCGTGATAGTCTTGGGACCGCTTAAGGACAGAATCAATGATGACCTCATCTCAGAATTCCCGGATAAATTTGGCAGCTGTGTACCCCGTATGTAGTCATACCAAAAACACTTGAACAGTGTTGTttctgattgttttgttttgaaagctttAGTGTAAGGGACCATGATCTCTTCCTGTCTGGTGATTCAGTTTTCGTTCATTAGTAGGAGTGCATTGTTTTGACAAACAAACTGCTTGCCTTCCTGCACACGGCTCACTTCTACCCCGCCTTTACCTCGTCGTCGTGGCACTGTTGTTCTCCACAACCGGACGACTCTCCTTCGCTTCCCGTGAAAAAGTACAACCCCTGCCTCGCATCGCCCCGCCCCGCCCCTCCCGTCCGCTCCTCCGCACACTCCCATTTACTCATAGAGCGTCTAACATAAGATTTAACAAACAgcaggataaaaaaaaattcaatgttgTTATTTgactgttttcttttgattacaGATACGACGCGTGAGAGGCGTGACTACGAGGTTAATGGGCGGGATTATCATTTTGTAGAGTCACGTGAGGAGATGGAGCGATCAATTCAG
It encodes the following:
- the LOC131791074 gene encoding disks large homolog 1-like isoform X1 produces the protein MPVRKEDASKALELLERYYEKLNKPQDRALRMAIERVIRIFQSHLFLALLDIQEFYETTLLDDTKTPEQKAEETHEALRSWQSHHAPVESPPSYQDFEEGGVNGETVLTPVVTQSIVQSDQQDSFVEKSTAESSHVDSGLENGHVDSGDYQCIDITLERGTTGLGFSIGGGKDNPHIDNDFGIYITRIIKGGAAAQDGRLNVGDCIVKVNNTSTVNVSHQEAVEALKAAGGTVTLTLKREQSAKPGSENQQTEEIVLTKGTKGLGFSIAGGKGNQHVPNDDGIYITKIIDGGAAQQDGRLQVGDKIVRVNDTSLEDVAHEDAVATLKKTQNKVVIVVSRVGMMHTTDSGTPPPVYHEAVNLSQPPPPSPPPEEKVTDSILPIAVPVQESAPPNEHTNSLKKTQAPSVPEDDGFTREPRNVVLNKGPTGLGFNIVGGEDGEGIFISFILAGGVADLSGELRRGDQILSVNDTHLEDATHEKAAAALKGAGNTVVIMAQYKPEEYNQFEAKIHDIREKMMNSGSPGTLRTSVKRQLYVRALFDYDKTKDSGLPSQGLSFKYGDILHVTNASDDEWWQARRLNALGEEEGRGVIPSKRRVERREKSRMKTVKFSRNSEENKTKTSFNEGTGGRKRSFKFSKKLPFFKKESENETTSDVEPSYTSNASDSESSYSARAEDNILSYEAVVQHELQHTRPVIVLGPLKDRINDDLISEFPDKFGSCVPHTTRERRDYEVNGRDYHFVESREEMERSIQNHMFIEAGQYNDNLYGTSVQSVKEVAEKNKHCILDVSGYAIKRLQVATLYPIAIFLKPKSVDSIRELNKRLTEEQAQKTYDRALKLEQEFGEYFTAVAQGDTYDEIYTKCKEVIRQQSGPVIWIPSKEKL
- the LOC131791074 gene encoding disks large homolog 1-like isoform X2, whose amino-acid sequence is MRKLLRSCTPFSGKSTAESSHVDSGLENGHVDSGDYQCIDITLERGTTGLGFSIGGGKDNPHIDNDFGIYITRIIKGGAAAQDGRLNVGDCIVKVNNTSTVNVSHQEAVEALKAAGGTVTLTLKREQSAKPGSENQQTEEIVLTKGTKGLGFSIAGGKGNQHVPNDDGIYITKIIDGGAAQQDGRLQVGDKIVRVNDTSLEDVAHEDAVATLKKTQNKVVIVVSRVGMMHTTDSGTPPPVYHEAVNLSQPPPPSPPPEEKVTDSILPIAVPVQESAPPNEHTNSLKKTQAPSVPEDDGFTREPRNVVLNKGPTGLGFNIVGGEDGEGIFISFILAGGVADLSGELRRGDQILSVNDTHLEDATHEKAAAALKGAGNTVVIMAQYKPEEYNQFEAKIHDIREKMMNSGSPGTLRTSVKRQLYVRALFDYDKTKDSGLPSQGLSFKYGDILHVTNASDDEWWQARRLNALGEEEGRGVIPSKRRVERREKSRMKTVKFSRNSEENKTKTSFNEGTGGRKRSFKFSKKLPFFKKESENETTSDVEPSYTSNASDSESSYSARAEDNILSYEAVVQHELQHTRPVIVLGPLKDRINDDLISEFPDKFGSCVPHTTRERRDYEVNGRDYHFVESREEMERSIQNHMFIEAGQYNDNLYGTSVQSVKEVAEKNKHCILDVSGYAIKRLQVATLYPIAIFLKPKSVDSIRELNKRLTEEQAQKTYDRALKLEQEFGEYFTAVAQGDTYDEIYTKCKEVIRQQSGPVIWIPSKEKL